The DNA region CTACTGCCGGCTGGTTCGACCGTTTATTTGTAAACAGCTTTGGCCTGCCGTTCTTCTCAGGATTTATTTTCTTCTTTGCAGCAATTGCAGCACTATCTGGTTTGGTTTAAGATGGGCGCAAACAAATCACTGGCGCTTTCTGCGTTTGGGTTTGTGGAGTTTTGCTTTTATGCTCATTGGATACTCAACTTATGTAACTACCATGATCCGCTCCAATGCTGATCCTGCTGTTGATATGAATGATGTAAACAATCCTACTTCATTGGTAAGTTACCTCAGTCGTGAACAGTATGGAGATATTCCATTATTAAAAGGCCAGGTATTTACAGCAGAGGCGAATTATGAAGATGTGGGCGAAGTGTATCAGCGTGTAGGTGATAAGTATGAGGTGGTAGGAACAAAACGGAAAGCTGTATATCCTGCTGAGCAAACAATGGTGTTTCCACGTGTGTGGGATGCAAGCAATGATCAGGGACATGCTGATTATTATGCACAGTTCCTCGGCATTGGAAAATGCAGGATAAACAAACAGGAAAAATTTCTTACGAACGTGATCCTGATATGGCAGATAACTTTAAATTCTTTTTGACTACCAGGTTAATATAATGTACGGACGTTATTTCATGTGGAATTTTGCCGGTAAACAAAATGATGTACAGGAGTTGGTGAAAGAAGAAATGGTAACTGGATCAGTGGAATTTCATTTTTAGATAATTCCCGTTTGGGCAATCAAAGCTGATGCCTGACAGTTTGAAAAACAACAAAGCAAACAATACTTTATTCTTTCTTCCATTCTTACTCTGGATTGTTTGGATTGATTCAGCAACTCAGCAAAAACAAACGTGATGGACTGATTGTTGGTCTGCTGTTTTTATCAACCGGATTTGCAATTGTATTATATCTCAACCAGGCGGTCCTCAGCCACGTGAAAGGGATTATGCTTACGTAGGAAGTTTCTATGCTTTTGCCATCTGGATTGGTCTTGGATATTTCCTTGTAAAAGAAATGTTTGAAAAAGTTATTAAAGGAGTTGCGGTTCATATGCAGCAGCAGTTTTATGCTTCCTTGCAGTGCCGGTATTAATGGCTACCCAGGAATGGGATGACCATGACCGCAGCAAGAAAACACTGGCACCTGATCTGGCTGCAGATTATCTTGAAAGCTGTGCCCCCAATGCTATCTTATTTACGGTTGGTGATAACGATACCTATCCATTATGGTATGCGCAGGAAGTAAAAGGTATCCGTCCTGATATTCGTGTGATCAATACAAGTTTACTTGGTACTGACTGGTACATTAACCAGCTCCGTTATAAAGTAAATCAAAGTGATCCGATTGATGTGATCTGGAATGAAGAGCAGATTGCAGGCGATAAGCGGAATATTGTTTATCATATTCCTGTTTCTCAAACCGATACTTCTTATGTTGATCTGTACACAATGATGAAAGATCAGGCAGGCAGCGATGCAGAAAATAAATGTACAGGGTACAAAGCGGTGAACTGCTGAATTATTTCCCTGTTAACCGTGTGATTGTTCCGGTTGATGAAAATGTGGTACGGCAGAACGGAACTGTTACAGCAAAAGACAGTGTAGTAAAAAGAAGTAAGATTTCAGATTTCAAAAGGTTATCTCTTTAAAAATGACGCGGCAATTATGAATGTTATTGCAGCCAATAAATGGAAGCGCCCTATTTACTTTACACAGCCTTTGCAAATGGGATTTGATGATTACCTCCGCCAGGATGGGTTAACCTATCGTCTTGTTCCTGTTGCCAATGCAAGAGGTACTGTAAATATGGACTGGATGTTTGATAAGGTGATGAATAAATTCAAGTATGGCAGTGCTGATAAAGACGGTGTTTATTTTGATGAAGAAAACCGCAGACATTTATTAAACATCCGCAATGCACATACCATTCTTGCAATGAATTTGATTGCAGCAAATCGTAAAGAAGATGCAAAGAAAGTATTGCAGCGTTGTGATCAACTGATGAAATCGAAGAATATGCCTTATGGTATGGCTTCACGTTATGGTAATGATCATAATGAAAAGAGTTTCTATTTTGCCATGACGGCTTTCCAGGCAGGTGATATAGAAATGGGCAAGCGTATTATGGAACAGGTGAAGAAAGATTGTGAACAGCAAATGGCGTTTTACGAATCTGTTTCAGATGGCGATACAAGAACACCATCAGAATATGAATACCAGATGGCCAAACAATTGGTGCAGGGTATTGATAATGCATTAAAAGAATATGTACAGGGCGTGAAACCGGGGTCGGATACAATACCTGCGAACAAAGAAGTTCCGCAAACGATCAAGAACAAACCTGATACACAGAAATAAAGAAGAGCGTTTCGCTTTTAATAAATTGCCGGTAAGGCGGAGGCTTTTTTATTGCTTATTATTTGCTTTGTATTCCCCTTCAATTGTTTGCACAACCGACACCATGTATTTTACAAACTTGGTGCTTTGCTTTTCAATCTGTTTGTTCATTTTACGGTACATACCAACAGATGAAATACCTACCCGTTGAAAGTTTTCTACATCGCTGATGTCTTTGCTGAGTGTAGGAGTCATGGTTGTTCTTGCACTGGGAATATACACCCATCCAAATGGGACTACAAATCCGGTAACAATCAAAGCGGTTGCTGTTCCAATGCCGGCTGCTGTTACAACCGTACCTAATACATTCTGTTTTGTATGAACAAATTTCACCATTACCAATTTTACCTGGCAACTCGTGGTTTGTACACCGCTGTTCAGTGAGTTTGAATGGATGTGTTTCGCTGTTATAAACCTCCACAAACTTTGTCATCTTTTCAGAATTTCCTGTTTGTACTCAAAATCCTGTATGATCCGTAAGTCGAGTTCCAGGTTCAGCGTTTCAATCTTTGCTTCTTTTTTAAGAAGTAACTCAGGGCCTTTGCAGGAGCTGAATAGAGCAATACTGACAAGGCCGAGAATGACAAAATGGGTGAATTTTCGCATGGATATGTATTTTTCTGACGGTAAAATAAGAAATCATCGGAAATACTGTCAAGAACTTTTGGGTTCGGTATTTGTTGTTCATCAATTAACGGCATGCTAAACGCCGTTAGCAGAAATTAAAGTAAATTGATAGTTGATTATGATCGGCCATTTTTTTTCCAAATATGATCCCTCGCAAAACGGGCAAACCAAGTTTGAGCAATTGCTCTATCTGTTTACTCAATTGCTTACTTATACCAGCGGTGATGTTACCGAAGCCATGGATTGGCTCAACCAGCTGGATCGCAAATTTCAACTGACCAACGATGAATATGGTATTGGTGACTTTATTGAGGAGCTGAAAGAAAAAGGTTATCTCGATGAAAACAAAGTAACTGGTGAATTTAAGATCACCTCCAAAACTGAGCAGACAATACGTAAGCAATCGTTAGAAGAAATTTTCGGGAAGCTGAAAAAAACAAAGCAGGGAAATCATCAAACCTTTAAGCCGGGTATGGGTGATGAAATCAATCCTGAAACAAGACCTTTTCAGTTTGGTGATACACTGGAGCAGATTGATTTTACCAATTCCATCCGTAATGCACAGATCAATCATGGCATCGACAGTTTCCAGATGCGTGAAGATGACCTTGAGATAAGAGAAACAGATTTCAAAACGCAGACTTCAACCGTGTTGATGATTGACATTTCTCACTCCATGATTTTATATGGGGAGGACAGAATTACACCTGCCAAGAAAGTAGCGATGGCATTGAGTGAATTGATTCAGACAAGATATCCGAAAGACACATTGGATATTGTGGTGTTTGGCAACGATGCATGGACCATTGAAGTGAAGGATCTTCCTTATTTACAGGTTGGCCCCTATCATACCAATACAGTTGCAGGATTGGAGCTTGCGATGGAAATTCTTCGGCGCAGAAAAAATCCAAACAAACAAATCTTCATGATTACAGATGGCAAACCCACCTGTTTGAAGATTGGGAAGAAGTATTATAAAAACAGTTTTGGATTGGATCGTAAAGTGGTGAATCGTTGTATAAACCTTGCTGCTCAATGCAAGAAGCTGAAAATTCCTATCACCACATTTATGATTGCCACCGATCCTTACCTGCAAAAATTTGTACAGGAGTTTACA from Chitinophagaceae bacterium includes:
- a CDS encoding VWA domain-containing protein, producing MIGHFFSKYDPSQNGQTKFEQLLYLFTQLLTYTSGDVTEAMDWLNQLDRKFQLTNDEYGIGDFIEELKEKGYLDENKVTGEFKITSKTEQTIRKQSLEEIFGKLKKTKQGNHQTFKPGMGDEINPETRPFQFGDTLEQIDFTNSIRNAQINHGIDSFQMREDDLEIRETDFKTQTSTVLMIDISHSMILYGEDRITPAKKVAMALSELIQTRYPKDTLDIVVFGNDAWTIEVKDLPYLQVGPYHTNTVAGLELAMEILRRRKNPNKQIFMITDGKPTCLKIGKKYYKNSFGLDRKVVNRCINLAAQCKKLKIPITTFMIATDPYLQKFVQEFTETNHGKAFFASLDKLGAFIFKDFESGKSKILK